A part of Blastopirellula retiformator genomic DNA contains:
- a CDS encoding NAD(P) transhydrogenase subunit alpha yields the protein MIIAVVRENFPGEKRVALIPASLGPLRKLDAQILVETGAGVAAGFPDADYEAAGAQIVASRADAFTQADIVCQVRSLGSNPEEGRVDLELVKSGQIVIGGCDPLGNPAAIQEMASKGAIQFALELIPRITRAQSMDILSSQATIAGYRAVLIAATELHKIFPLLMTAAGTLSPAKVFVIGAGVAGLQAIATAKRLGAVVLGYDVRKEAQEQVESLGAKAVDFELESSGAQDKGGYAKDLGEEFYTKQRQFMADTVKECDVIITTAAIPGKKSPLLVTAEAVAGMRPGSVLIDLAAERGGNIEPSEADVRVEKDGILILGPTNLAAEVPQHASQMFSGNVTKFLLNLVKKGEKELTIDPEDEIVAETLVARDGEVVHNRIREMLGMPPIVPPEPNEKIPLEDDEPAPPAEGNAS from the coding sequence ATGATTATTGCCGTCGTGCGTGAAAATTTCCCGGGCGAAAAGCGTGTCGCCCTGATCCCGGCCTCCCTGGGCCCGCTGCGGAAACTGGACGCCCAGATCCTGGTTGAGACCGGGGCCGGAGTCGCCGCCGGTTTTCCCGACGCCGATTACGAGGCTGCTGGCGCCCAAATTGTCGCTTCCCGGGCCGACGCCTTCACCCAAGCCGACATCGTCTGCCAGGTCCGCTCCCTAGGATCCAACCCAGAAGAGGGAAGAGTCGACCTCGAGCTGGTCAAGTCGGGCCAGATCGTTATTGGGGGCTGCGATCCTCTTGGCAATCCCGCCGCGATCCAGGAGATGGCCTCAAAGGGGGCGATCCAGTTCGCCCTGGAGTTAATCCCCCGGATCACTCGGGCCCAGAGCATGGATATCCTCTCCTCCCAGGCGACCATCGCCGGCTATCGGGCGGTCTTAATTGCCGCGACCGAGCTGCACAAGATTTTTCCGCTACTGATGACCGCCGCCGGCACCCTTTCCCCCGCCAAGGTGTTTGTGATCGGCGCTGGCGTAGCAGGCCTACAAGCGATCGCTACTGCCAAGCGGCTCGGAGCGGTAGTCCTTGGCTATGACGTACGGAAGGAAGCCCAAGAACAAGTCGAAAGTCTTGGCGCCAAAGCGGTCGACTTCGAGCTTGAGTCGAGCGGCGCCCAAGACAAAGGAGGCTACGCCAAAGACTTGGGCGAAGAGTTCTATACGAAACAACGCCAGTTTATGGCCGACACAGTGAAAGAGTGCGACGTCATCATCACGACCGCCGCCATCCCCGGCAAGAAGTCGCCGCTGCTGGTCACCGCCGAGGCGGTCGCCGGAATGCGTCCCGGTTCGGTCTTGATCGATCTGGCTGCCGAACGCGGCGGTAATATTGAGCCGAGCGAGGCGGACGTTCGCGTTGAGAAGGACGGCATTCTCATTCTGGGGCCGACCAATCTTGCCGCCGAAGTTCCGCAGCACGCCAGTCAGATGTTCTCGGGCAACGTTACCAAGTTCCTGTTGAACCTGGTGAAAAAGGGAGAGAAAGAACTGACGATTGATCCGGAAGACGAGATCGTCGCCGAAACGCTGGTCGCCCGCGACGGCGAGGTGGTCCACAATCGAATTCGCGAGATGCTTGGCATGCCCCCCATCGTCCCGCCAGAACCGAACGAGAAGATCCCGCTAGAAGATGACGAACCCGCGCCGCCTGCCGAAGGAAACGCATCATGA
- a CDS encoding DUF1549 domain-containing protein encodes MAWLRNLFFIGICGVMVSAVVGGLVIPQRPPQVAEIAHPLGPVERNDIQAVADRVDLQFEQTWADAGLQPAPTADDLTLIRRISLGLTGTVPSLEEIRVFESRPEEERLSWWLSKTFADRRYGDFVAERLRRAYVGVENGPFLVYRGRRFLTWLSDQLMENRPYDQLTRDLIAENGLWTDTPAVNFVTATIDQDGTKRPDPVKLAGRVTRAFLATRIDCVQCHDDNLGGDLKQQDFHELASFFREAENSFVGIRDNDKVLYEHQYLYADETTTVPSQVPFNQHLLSDAATERERLANWVTHPENRPFARAIVNRIWAITTGKPLVEPVDSIPLEGSFETGEYPAGLEPLADDFIANGFDLQRLVRVIAATKAFQRDSQADFAVTAEHEETWAAYPVTRLRPEQVIGAIQQTAALKTLDAESHILTQLINYGEHNEFLKRYGDAGEDEFAEQGGTIPQRLLMMNGNLVKQRTKNDLIRNSATRIAQLSPNNETRIEIAYLTTLTRRPTSEESEYFVQRMEDSTLARRHQVEDLVWVLLNSSEFAWNH; translated from the coding sequence GTGGCCTGGCTAAGAAATCTGTTCTTCATCGGAATCTGCGGCGTCATGGTTTCGGCCGTGGTCGGCGGGTTGGTCATTCCGCAGCGTCCGCCTCAGGTGGCCGAGATCGCCCATCCACTCGGTCCGGTCGAGCGGAACGACATTCAGGCGGTCGCCGATCGGGTCGACCTGCAGTTTGAGCAAACCTGGGCGGACGCGGGACTTCAGCCGGCGCCTACCGCGGATGATCTGACGCTGATTCGCCGGATTTCGCTCGGCCTGACCGGCACGGTCCCCTCGCTGGAAGAGATCCGCGTCTTTGAGTCGCGGCCAGAAGAGGAACGCCTGTCGTGGTGGCTGTCAAAGACGTTTGCCGATCGGCGATATGGCGATTTCGTCGCTGAACGCCTCCGTCGGGCTTACGTCGGCGTCGAGAATGGCCCGTTTCTGGTTTATCGCGGGCGCCGCTTCCTGACCTGGCTCAGCGACCAGCTGATGGAGAATCGCCCCTACGATCAGCTAACCCGCGACCTGATTGCCGAGAACGGACTGTGGACCGATACGCCAGCAGTCAACTTCGTCACCGCCACGATCGACCAGGACGGGACCAAACGCCCCGATCCGGTGAAGCTGGCGGGCCGCGTCACCCGCGCCTTTTTGGCAACCCGGATCGATTGCGTGCAGTGCCACGACGACAACCTCGGCGGCGACCTGAAACAGCAAGACTTCCACGAGTTGGCTTCCTTCTTTCGCGAGGCGGAAAACTCATTCGTCGGCATCCGCGACAACGACAAGGTGCTGTACGAACACCAATACCTCTACGCCGACGAGACGACGACCGTCCCGTCGCAAGTTCCCTTCAACCAGCACTTGCTAAGCGACGCCGCTACCGAGCGCGAGCGACTCGCCAACTGGGTCACTCATCCCGAGAACCGCCCCTTCGCCCGGGCGATCGTCAATCGCATCTGGGCGATCACCACCGGCAAGCCGCTCGTCGAACCGGTCGACAGCATTCCGCTGGAAGGCTCGTTTGAAACTGGGGAATACCCGGCCGGCCTCGAACCGCTGGCCGACGACTTTATCGCGAACGGCTTCGATCTGCAGCGATTGGTCCGGGTGATTGCCGCCACCAAGGCATTCCAGCGCGACAGCCAAGCCGATTTTGCAGTCACGGCTGAACACGAAGAGACTTGGGCCGCCTATCCAGTCACTCGGCTCCGCCCTGAGCAAGTGATCGGCGCCATCCAGCAAACGGCGGCGTTAAAGACGCTGGACGCCGAGAGCCACATCCTGACGCAGTTGATCAACTACGGCGAGCACAATGAGTTCCTCAAGCGTTACGGCGACGCTGGAGAGGATGAGTTCGCCGAGCAAGGGGGAACGATTCCGCAGCGACTGTTGATGATGAACGGCAACCTGGTCAAACAGCGAACCAAAAATGACCTGATTCGCAATTCGGCGACGCGAATCGCCCAACTCTCGCCGAACAACGAAACCCGCATCGAGATCGCCTACCTGACGACGCTGACTCGACGGCCGACGTCGGAGGAGTCGGAGTACTTCGTCCAGCGAATGGAAGATTCGACGCTGGCTCGCCGCCATCAGGTGGAAGACTTGGTTTGGGTGCTGCTGAACTCGTCCGAATTCGCCTGGAACCACTAG
- the rpsI gene encoding 30S ribosomal protein S9 produces MSTDETNVETPDAEAPATEAPATETATTEAAAVETPVEAAPAPVKKSKPVDGVILGTGRRKTSVARVRIKSGTGRIMINGRSLEDFFPNVQDQSAFMGPLVDTEYADKVDVRVLVSGGGTSGQAGACRMGLGRALAAMDEAAFPALRENGHLTRDSRMKERKKYGLRGARRGTQFSKR; encoded by the coding sequence ATGTCGACCGACGAAACGAATGTCGAAACCCCGGACGCGGAAGCGCCGGCTACCGAAGCTCCTGCTACCGAAACTGCCACGACGGAAGCCGCGGCTGTCGAAACTCCCGTAGAAGCCGCTCCGGCTCCGGTGAAGAAGTCGAAGCCGGTTGACGGGGTCATTCTGGGCACCGGTCGTCGTAAGACGAGCGTCGCTCGCGTCCGCATCAAGAGCGGCACTGGCCGGATCATGATCAACGGTCGCTCGCTGGAAGACTTCTTCCCGAACGTCCAAGATCAATCCGCCTTCATGGGGCCGCTGGTCGACACCGAATATGCCGACAAGGTGGACGTTCGCGTCCTGGTCAGCGGCGGTGGAACCTCGGGTCAGGCTGGCGCCTGCCGCATGGGTTTGGGTCGCGCCTTGGCCGCGATGGACGAAGCCGCCTTCCCGGCGTTGCGTGAAAACGGTCACTTGACCCGCGATTCCCGCATGAAGGAACGCAAGAAGTACGGTCTGCGTGGCGCCCGCCGAGGAACGCAGTTCTCGAAGCGTTAA
- a CDS encoding DUF4013 domain-containing protein yields MATISESIEAVSHDDDLVESLPAVVRGAVAAAPPIRGWFRFAFESVYGGVEWLFGLVSIVVLLAILATIPIANMLSLGYLLEVSGRIARTGKFSEGFIGIRKAARLGSIALGTWLLFWPLRFLADLRDSANLIEPGGPVPQRMTVVLVALTLAISFHIAWAWFRGGKFRHFLWPAPLRLYRRVRAGGMFGEARDNCLAFLSSLRLGYYFSLGVRGFFTTLLWLILPVSWMIAARGIQNPPAAFLVSLPGMLAFCFVLLYLPFMQAHFAAENRWRAMFEWREVRKQFKNAPLAFWSALLITLLFALPLYLLKIELIDREIAWLPSLFFVALMLPARLLSGWALGRARRRGTPRNFFFRWVARLGEIPVVALYVFFMYLALYVSWSGAYSLLEQHAFLVPAPFVGG; encoded by the coding sequence ATGGCGACAATCTCCGAATCTATCGAAGCCGTTAGTCACGACGACGATCTGGTAGAGAGCCTACCGGCGGTCGTCCGAGGTGCGGTGGCCGCAGCCCCCCCAATTCGCGGTTGGTTTCGCTTTGCCTTCGAGTCGGTCTACGGCGGCGTTGAGTGGCTGTTCGGGCTGGTCTCGATCGTTGTGCTGCTGGCGATCTTGGCGACGATCCCGATCGCCAACATGCTGAGCCTGGGGTATCTGCTGGAGGTGAGCGGGCGCATTGCCCGGACCGGCAAGTTCAGCGAAGGCTTCATTGGGATCCGCAAAGCGGCTCGGCTTGGCTCGATCGCGTTGGGAACGTGGTTGCTGTTTTGGCCGCTCCGCTTTCTGGCCGATCTCCGCGACAGCGCTAATTTGATCGAGCCTGGCGGGCCTGTTCCGCAGCGGATGACTGTCGTGCTGGTCGCGCTAACGCTGGCGATCAGCTTCCATATTGCGTGGGCTTGGTTTCGCGGCGGCAAGTTTCGGCACTTTCTGTGGCCGGCGCCGCTGCGACTTTACCGCCGCGTTCGCGCGGGCGGAATGTTCGGCGAAGCTCGGGACAACTGCTTGGCGTTTCTCAGTTCGCTGCGGCTGGGTTACTACTTTTCGCTCGGCGTGCGTGGTTTCTTCACGACGCTCCTCTGGCTGATCCTGCCGGTCAGCTGGATGATCGCCGCTCGGGGAATCCAAAACCCACCGGCTGCGTTTCTAGTCAGCTTGCCAGGGATGTTGGCGTTCTGCTTTGTGTTACTCTATTTGCCATTCATGCAGGCGCATTTTGCCGCCGAGAACCGCTGGCGGGCGATGTTCGAGTGGCGCGAGGTGCGTAAACAGTTCAAGAACGCGCCGCTTGCCTTTTGGTCGGCGCTGTTGATCACATTGCTATTCGCGTTGCCGCTGTATCTGCTAAAGATCGAACTGATCGACCGGGAGATCGCCTGGTTACCGAGCCTGTTTTTTGTGGCGTTGATGTTGCCGGCACGCTTGCTGAGCGGCTGGGCGCTGGGTAGAGCCCGGCGTCGGGGGACGCCGCGCAATTTCTTCTTCCGGTGGGTTGCCCGGCTGGGGGAGATTCCGGTTGTCGCGCTCTATGTCTTTTTCATGTACCTGGCGCTGTACGTCTCTTGGAGCGGCGCCTACAGTTTGCTAGAGCAGCACGCGTTTCTGGTACCGGCGCCCTTTGTCGGCGGCTAG
- the rplM gene encoding 50S ribosomal protein L13, with product MSTSTFVAKPGQIEQQWWLVDAEDQVVGRLASDLAVILMGKHRPTYTPHVDTGDYIVVVNAEKVKFTGNKWDKKEYNWYTGYPGLRTETAGKRLERHPDWILREAVRRMLPKNKLAVKMLDKLKVFVGPEHTHQAQQPEPLTGLAQVKQKKRK from the coding sequence ATGTCGACATCTACTTTCGTGGCGAAGCCCGGTCAAATCGAACAGCAATGGTGGCTGGTCGACGCGGAAGATCAGGTCGTCGGTCGTTTGGCGAGCGATTTGGCCGTGATCCTGATGGGGAAACACCGCCCCACCTACACTCCCCACGTTGACACCGGCGATTACATCGTCGTCGTGAATGCCGAAAAGGTGAAGTTCACGGGCAACAAGTGGGACAAGAAAGAATACAACTGGTACACCGGTTATCCTGGCCTGCGGACCGAAACGGCCGGCAAGCGTCTGGAACGCCATCCCGATTGGATCCTGCGTGAGGCGGTCCGTCGCATGCTGCCGAAGAACAAGCTGGCGGTCAAAATGCTCGACAAGCTGAAGGTCTTCGTCGGTCCCGAGCACACCCACCAGGCTCAGCAGCCCGAGCCGCTGACCGGCTTGGCTCAAGTCAAACAAAAGAAACGCAAGTAA
- a CDS encoding DUF1501 domain-containing protein, translating to MNRSHNPGCGGADHFSRRTLLKAAGGLPWLTPLAAQLAAAAETDKTGAPAKSVIVLWMQGAPSQLETFDPHPGTMIGGDAKRISTRSSGVEISDLMPATAEVMDRVALLRGVTSKEGDHERATYNMKTGYRPDPTLIHPTIGAVMCHELGRAGVEIPRHVSIFPDQWPAHGGFLGNKYDAFKMYDPLGDLPDLPRRVTDERFAQRRKDLDILERTFTRSRRADLEKNRTLHLATIDKAITMMDSEQIKAFNIEEAPQSLRDDFGDTPFGRGCLCAVQLIETGVRCVEVTLSGWDSHANNHQLQSGRIEILDPAYAALLRLLEERDLLKSTVVLCGGEFGRTPKINPAGGRDHWPHGFSVALAGGGIRGGSLLGETDPSGEKVTPDHPESVGIADIHATIYQSLGINFHHMYDTSIGRPMAISEGKPITKILA from the coding sequence ATGAATCGCTCTCACAACCCAGGCTGCGGCGGCGCCGATCATTTTTCACGGCGAACGTTGCTGAAAGCTGCCGGCGGATTGCCTTGGCTAACCCCGCTCGCCGCGCAGTTGGCGGCCGCTGCCGAAACGGACAAGACCGGCGCCCCGGCCAAGTCGGTGATCGTGCTGTGGATGCAAGGAGCGCCCAGCCAATTAGAGACGTTCGATCCCCATCCCGGTACGATGATCGGTGGCGATGCGAAGCGAATTTCAACCCGTTCTTCCGGCGTTGAAATCTCGGATTTGATGCCGGCGACCGCCGAAGTAATGGACCGCGTGGCCCTACTCCGCGGCGTCACCAGCAAAGAAGGGGATCACGAACGGGCGACCTACAACATGAAGACCGGCTATCGCCCCGATCCAACGTTAATCCATCCGACGATCGGCGCCGTGATGTGCCACGAGCTTGGCCGCGCCGGGGTCGAGATCCCGCGGCACGTTTCGATCTTTCCCGATCAATGGCCGGCGCATGGCGGGTTCCTGGGGAACAAATACGACGCCTTCAAGATGTACGATCCGCTCGGCGATTTGCCAGATCTACCGCGGCGGGTGACGGATGAACGCTTCGCCCAGCGGCGGAAGGATCTCGATATTCTCGAGCGCACCTTTACCCGCAGCCGCCGAGCGGATCTCGAAAAGAACCGGACGCTTCATCTGGCGACGATCGACAAAGCGATCACGATGATGGACTCTGAGCAGATCAAGGCGTTCAACATCGAAGAGGCGCCGCAATCGCTCCGCGACGACTTTGGCGACACGCCGTTCGGCCGCGGCTGCCTATGTGCCGTGCAACTGATTGAGACCGGCGTTCGCTGCGTTGAGGTCACGCTCAGCGGCTGGGACTCGCACGCCAACAACCATCAACTGCAAAGCGGTCGGATCGAGATCCTCGACCCGGCTTACGCGGCTCTGCTTCGCCTTCTGGAAGAGCGCGATCTGCTGAAGAGTACCGTCGTCCTGTGTGGCGGCGAGTTCGGCCGCACGCCGAAGATCAACCCCGCCGGCGGTCGTGACCACTGGCCGCATGGATTCAGCGTCGCTTTAGCGGGCGGCGGCATCCGGGGCGGTTCGCTGTTGGGCGAGACCGATCCCTCGGGCGAAAAGGTGACGCCCGACCATCCCGAGTCGGTCGGCATCGCCGACATCCACGCAACGATCTACCAGTCGCTGGGGATCAACTTCCATCACATGTACGACACGTCGATCGGCCGCCCGATGGCGATCAGCGAAGGGAAGCCGATTACCAAAATCCTGGCGTAA